One Fuerstiella marisgermanici DNA window includes the following coding sequences:
- a CDS encoding Na+/H+ antiporter subunit C: MDILLAITVGGLYATGIYMMLRRSVVKLLIGLGLLSHAANLLIFTAGGVVRGRPPVVPKGELHPLKIVADPLPQALILTAIVISFAVLAFALVLIYRTYQTVDTDDLHELKATDR, from the coding sequence TTGGATATTTTACTCGCCATCACCGTCGGCGGTCTTTACGCCACCGGCATCTACATGATGCTAAGGCGGAGTGTTGTGAAGCTGTTAATCGGCCTGGGCTTGTTAAGCCACGCTGCCAACCTGCTGATCTTCACAGCGGGCGGGGTTGTGCGCGGACGCCCGCCCGTGGTCCCCAAAGGGGAACTGCACCCGCTGAAAATCGTCGCCGACCCGTTGCCTCAGGCGCTGATTCTCACCGCGATCGTAATCAGCTTCGCCGTGCTCGCGTTTGCTCTTGTGCTGATCTATCGCACCTATCAAACCGTTGATACGGATGACCTGCACGAATTGAAAGCCACCGACCGATGA
- a CDS encoding Na+/H+ antiporter subunit E: MNRFLSNVFLAFVWALAGGQISLTSLTVGFVLGYLVLWVAQPVMPETRYFRRLPAAIRFAGYFLWQLLLSNLRVAYDVVTPHLYMKPGIVAVPLDAKTDQEITLLANLITLTPGTLSLDVSEDRRVLYVHAMFVDDADSVRDSIKNGFERRLLELMR; the protein is encoded by the coding sequence ATGAATCGATTTCTATCGAATGTGTTTCTCGCTTTTGTCTGGGCGCTGGCTGGAGGTCAGATTTCGCTCACCAGTTTGACGGTGGGTTTCGTGCTGGGCTACCTGGTTCTGTGGGTCGCTCAACCCGTCATGCCAGAGACTCGCTACTTTCGTCGACTGCCGGCCGCCATACGGTTTGCGGGCTATTTCCTGTGGCAATTATTGCTGTCGAACCTGCGAGTCGCCTACGACGTGGTGACTCCGCATCTGTATATGAAACCGGGAATTGTGGCGGTTCCGCTGGACGCTAAAACGGATCAGGAAATCACATTGCTGGCAAATCTGATCACACTCACACCGGGGACGCTTAGTTTGGATGTATCTGAAGATCGCCGCGTCCTGTACGTGCACGCGATGTTTGTCGACGATGCGGACAGCGTTCGTGACAGCATCAAGAACGGCTTCGAACGTCGTCTGCTGGAGCTAATGCGATGA
- a CDS encoding Na+/H+ antiporter subunit D, which translates to MSNLLVLPIAIPLATMAVLVLFWKSLRVQKTLGVIGTFVMLAAAITLLITVRRDGILVLNVGSWPAPFGITLVADLLSCIMVLLASVMAVAVSIYSLTGIDDARVDFGFYPLLHLLLMGVCGAFLTGDIFNLYVWFEVMLIASFVLLSLGGEQGQLEGAIKYVTLNLISSAVFLAAIGVLYAATGTLNMADLAVKLRNFHDADIVNVLAMLFLIAFGTKAAVFPLFFWLPASYHTPPVAVSAIFAGLLTKVGVYALIRVFTLLFVSDTEFTHSLLLIIAGLTMVTGVLGAMAQNEIRRILSFHIVSQIGYMLMGLAVFTPLALAGSVFYIIHHIVVKTNLFLIGGIVEQRFGTGKLKEIGGLLLSAPLLAALFFVSAMSLAGIPPLSGFFAKLTLITAALQAEQYAIVVTALAVSLLTLFSMTKIWSEAFWKAAPLNGSTDQPKPQALTRKANSLLFAPAMVLVTITVGIGIMAGPVMDLSIAAAEQLLNPDLYIHAVLGEKRS; encoded by the coding sequence ATGAGCAATCTGCTGGTGCTTCCGATCGCGATTCCGCTGGCAACGATGGCCGTATTGGTGTTGTTCTGGAAGTCATTGCGCGTACAAAAAACTTTGGGCGTGATCGGTACATTCGTGATGCTGGCAGCGGCCATCACGTTGTTGATCACAGTCCGTCGCGATGGCATTCTGGTGCTGAACGTCGGAAGCTGGCCCGCACCGTTTGGAATCACTCTGGTCGCAGACCTGCTTAGCTGCATCATGGTTCTGCTAGCCAGCGTAATGGCCGTTGCGGTATCGATCTACTCGCTCACGGGCATCGATGACGCTCGCGTCGACTTCGGCTTTTACCCGCTGCTTCACCTGCTGCTGATGGGCGTTTGCGGCGCATTCCTCACAGGCGACATCTTCAACTTGTATGTGTGGTTCGAAGTCATGCTGATCGCGTCGTTCGTGCTGCTGTCGCTGGGCGGCGAACAGGGGCAGCTGGAAGGTGCGATCAAATACGTCACGCTGAACCTAATCTCGTCAGCCGTCTTTCTGGCCGCGATCGGTGTGCTTTACGCTGCGACTGGCACGTTAAACATGGCCGACCTGGCAGTAAAACTTCGCAACTTTCACGACGCGGATATTGTCAATGTGTTGGCCATGCTGTTCCTGATTGCATTCGGAACAAAAGCCGCCGTGTTCCCACTCTTCTTCTGGCTGCCAGCGTCGTACCACACTCCACCAGTCGCCGTGTCTGCGATTTTTGCAGGACTGCTGACCAAGGTTGGCGTCTATGCGTTGATCCGAGTGTTCACGCTGTTGTTTGTCTCAGACACTGAGTTCACGCATTCGCTGTTACTGATCATCGCGGGCCTCACGATGGTGACGGGTGTCCTTGGAGCGATGGCGCAAAACGAAATCCGCCGCATCCTGTCGTTTCATATCGTTAGCCAGATCGGCTACATGCTGATGGGCCTGGCCGTCTTCACGCCACTGGCTCTGGCTGGATCCGTGTTCTACATCATTCATCATATCGTCGTAAAAACGAACCTGTTTTTGATCGGCGGAATCGTAGAACAGCGTTTCGGGACGGGGAAACTGAAGGAAATCGGTGGCCTTCTGCTTAGCGCGCCACTATTGGCAGCTCTGTTCTTTGTGTCGGCAATGTCACTGGCTGGAATTCCGCCGCTGTCCGGCTTCTTCGCCAAGCTAACGCTGATTACGGCCGCCCTGCAGGCCGAACAATATGCGATCGTTGTCACAGCACTGGCAGTCAGCCTGTTGACTCTGTTTTCAATGACCAAGATCTGGTCAGAAGCATTTTGGAAGGCGGCTCCACTCAATGGCTCGACCGACCAACCGAAGCCACAAGCGTTAACTCGAAAAGCAAACAGCCTTCTGTTCGCGCCCGCCATGGTGCTCGTCACGATCACGGTGGGCATCGGCATCATGGCTGGTCCGGTGATGGATCTGTCCATAGCTGCTGCCGAGCAACTGTTGAATCCGGATCTGTACATTCACGCGGTGCTGGGGGAGAAACGTTCATGA
- a CDS encoding Na+/H+ antiporter subunit B, producing MDTLILKTATRFLLPILLLFSVFLFLRGHNEPGGGFVGGLMTTGAVALYAMANGVAEARQVLRVSPRILIGTGLLLGLTSGLLPVLAGRSFLTGMWGEAHVPGFGHVHLGTPLLFDLSVYSVVTGVTLVFVFTLLEES from the coding sequence ATGGACACCTTAATTCTAAAAACAGCAACTCGGTTCCTATTGCCGATTCTGCTTTTGTTTTCCGTGTTCTTATTTCTGCGCGGACACAACGAACCAGGAGGCGGCTTCGTCGGCGGCCTCATGACAACGGGTGCGGTCGCGTTGTACGCGATGGCAAATGGAGTGGCAGAAGCTCGCCAGGTGTTGCGAGTCTCACCGCGCATACTGATCGGCACGGGCCTGTTGCTGGGCCTGACCAGCGGTCTGCTACCGGTGCTGGCGGGACGCAGTTTTCTGACCGGCATGTGGGGCGAAGCCCATGTGCCCGGATTTGGCCACGTTCACCTGGGCACGCCCTTGTTGTTCGATTTGAGCGTCTATAGCGTCGTCACCGGTGTGACGCTGGTGTTTGTGTTTACGTTGTTGGAGGAATCGTAG